The following proteins come from a genomic window of Nitrosopumilaceae archaeon AB1(1):
- a CDS encoding AAA family ATPase → MPKLLVALTGMPGSGKSTIAQGLKHKGYQIINMGDAVRAECKRRNVSPSGENLGQIMLELREKHGMAAIAKLIQPDIQDSTFDVIIIDGIRSNEEIQELKKTHPLRMLSVHASTDTRFTFLSKRGRSDDPDTRDNFDQRDTRELGVGISKPIALSDESISNNNLSIEQLITKADEIIKFWIQS, encoded by the coding sequence ATGCCTAAATTACTAGTAGCATTAACTGGAATGCCTGGTTCTGGCAAATCAACAATAGCCCAAGGACTGAAACACAAAGGATATCAAATTATCAATATGGGAGATGCAGTTCGAGCTGAATGCAAGAGGCGAAATGTCTCACCTAGTGGTGAGAATCTCGGACAAATTATGTTGGAATTAAGAGAAAAACATGGCATGGCTGCAATAGCAAAATTAATTCAACCTGATATACAAGATTCCACTTTTGATGTAATTATTATAGATGGAATACGCTCCAACGAAGAAATTCAAGAATTGAAAAAAACACATCCTTTGAGAATGCTCTCTGTTCACGCATCCACAGATACACGTTTTACTTTTCTCAGTAAGCGAGGCAGATCCGATGATCCAGATACTAGAGACAATTTTGATCAACGTGATACACGAGAACTTGGAGTGGGAATTAGTAAACCTATTGCGCTCTCTGATGAGAGTATATCCAACAATAATCTTAGTATCGAGCAATTAATTACTAAAGCTGATGAAATTATTAAATTTTGGATTCAATCATGA
- a CDS encoding restriction endonuclease, protein MHDTVYLDTLDGLEFEDLCEQMFKNLGYAVENIVGVGDGGRDLILHSVDDEKIIVECKHQPNSTVGRPVVQKLHSAVISSHAKKGILITSGKFSKEAIEHAELLTSQGITMELVDFLNFVALAVKAKINISTSMSDTIVYSFPIANDTELKRKFQNIFEKLQSWPQSAYEIAQLELSQIVLVAHYKIKFSVKQDFRY, encoded by the coding sequence AGGATCTCTGTGAACAGATGTTCAAGAATCTCGGATATGCAGTAGAGAATATTGTAGGAGTAGGTGATGGTGGACGGGATCTCATTTTACACTCAGTAGATGATGAAAAAATTATAGTTGAATGTAAACACCAGCCAAATTCTACGGTTGGTAGACCAGTTGTACAAAAATTACATTCAGCAGTAATCTCTTCACATGCAAAAAAAGGCATATTAATTACAAGTGGTAAATTTTCCAAAGAAGCAATTGAGCATGCTGAATTACTTACATCACAGGGTATTACTATGGAATTAGTTGATTTTCTGAATTTTGTTGCTCTAGCAGTAAAAGCTAAAATAAATATTTCAACTAGTATGTCAGATACGATTGTGTATAGTTTTCCTATTGCGAATGATACAGAGTTGAAACGTAAATTTCAAAACATATTTGAAAAGTTACAGAGTTGGCCACAATCTGCATACGAAATTGCACAGTTGGAATTAAGTCAAATAGTCCTAGTAGCTCACTATAAGATAAAATTTAGTGTAAAACAAGATTTCAGGTACTAG
- the rnz gene encoding ribonuclease Z, giving the protein MKLVFLGTSAAQPTKHRGMSCMCLVREGEIIMFDVGEGTQMALQNSGLGWNKKMKIFVTHMHGDHCIGLLGLLQTMALRGRSREIKIYGPTGIVDFLKSNTTVLNFNPSFPIIISEINDELVDSEKQYDILCCAAEHSVSAYSYLFIEKDKPGSFDAKKADKMKIPDGVVRGKIKSGLDIEVDGKLIKSSELVGPTKKGIRIGISGDTRPTKQLEEFFSKCDYLIFESTFSDENEDRAKETGHSTAKEAGILAKKSQVKHLILTHFSTRYTDVSELVSEAKAEHESVVAAEDYLEIKISNE; this is encoded by the coding sequence ATGAAATTAGTATTTCTTGGAACATCTGCGGCGCAGCCAACAAAACATAGAGGTATGAGCTGTATGTGTCTAGTACGAGAAGGAGAAATTATCATGTTTGATGTTGGTGAAGGAACACAAATGGCATTACAAAATTCAGGTCTAGGCTGGAATAAAAAAATGAAGATTTTTGTAACACATATGCATGGTGATCACTGTATAGGATTACTAGGATTATTACAAACAATGGCATTACGAGGTAGAAGCAGAGAGATCAAGATTTACGGTCCAACTGGAATTGTTGATTTTTTAAAATCAAACACTACTGTTTTAAATTTTAATCCTAGTTTCCCCATCATAATTTCAGAGATAAATGATGAATTAGTTGATTCAGAGAAGCAGTATGATATACTATGTTGTGCTGCAGAACATTCTGTTTCAGCATATTCATACCTATTTATCGAAAAAGACAAACCAGGATCATTTGATGCAAAGAAAGCAGACAAGATGAAAATTCCCGATGGAGTCGTACGCGGAAAGATAAAGAGTGGTTTGGACATTGAGGTTGATGGTAAATTAATAAAATCATCAGAGTTGGTCGGACCTACAAAAAAAGGAATTAGGATTGGAATCTCTGGGGATACTAGACCCACTAAACAGTTGGAAGAGTTTTTTTCAAAATGTGATTATTTAATATTTGAATCTACATTTAGTGATGAAAATGAGGATCGTGCAAAAGAGACAGGTCACTCTACTGCAAAAGAGGCAGGAATTTTAGCTAAAAAGTCTCAGGTAAAACATTTGATCCTTACACATTTTTCAACTAGATATACTGATGTATCAGAATTAGTATCCGAAGCCAAGGCCGAACATGAATCAGTAGTGGCAGCAGAAGATTACTTGGAGATAAAAATATCAAATGAATAA
- a CDS encoding RNA-binding domain-containing protein, which translates to MDSIMIIPDISCKIHVSAQIHPSEDPEKIKSAMLNIVPFIDVVISEGMIHGHSTDIHSLGKIHESIQSKQTSSAYKRQLQNNSNDNQTWIYLNKQAAFVDNIALCKEEDESPLGPIQINIDSNDIRSLIGWMIYGNNYNDIDL; encoded by the coding sequence TTGGATTCAATCATGATCATTCCTGACATTAGTTGTAAAATTCATGTGAGCGCACAAATACATCCATCTGAAGATCCAGAAAAAATAAAATCTGCAATGTTAAATATTGTACCATTCATTGATGTTGTCATTAGTGAAGGTATGATTCATGGTCATTCTACAGATATTCATTCACTAGGAAAAATTCATGAATCTATACAATCCAAACAGACTAGTTCTGCATACAAGAGACAATTACAAAATAATTCAAATGATAACCAAACATGGATTTATCTAAATAAACAGGCAGCATTTGTAGATAATATTGCATTATGTAAGGAAGAAGATGAATCTCCACTAGGCCCAATTCAGATAAACATAGATTCTAATGATATACGTTCCTTAATTGGTTGGATGATTTATGGTAATAATTATAATGATATAGATTTGTAA